From Bradyrhizobium symbiodeficiens, the proteins below share one genomic window:
- the nthA gene encoding nitrile hydratase subunit alpha, which yields MSHDHDHHHHHDHDHSELSETELRVRALETILTEKGYVEPAALDAIIQAYETKIGPHNGARVVAKAWTDPAFKQALLEDGSKAIGTLGHVSRVGDHLVVVANTPQRHNMVVCTLCSCYPWEMLGLPPVWYKAAPYRSRAVKDPRGVLADFEVTLPKDVEIRVWDSTAETRFLVLPMRPAGTEGWSEEQLAELVTRDSMIGTGFPRQPGAPS from the coding sequence ATGAGCCATGATCACGACCACCATCACCACCACGATCACGACCATTCCGAGCTGTCGGAGACCGAGCTGCGCGTGCGCGCGCTCGAGACAATCCTGACCGAAAAAGGCTATGTCGAGCCAGCCGCGCTCGACGCCATCATCCAGGCCTATGAGACCAAAATCGGCCCGCATAACGGCGCCCGCGTCGTTGCCAAGGCCTGGACCGATCCGGCGTTCAAGCAGGCGCTGCTGGAGGATGGCTCCAAGGCGATCGGCACGCTCGGCCATGTCAGCCGCGTCGGCGACCATCTCGTCGTGGTCGCGAACACGCCGCAGCGCCACAACATGGTCGTGTGCACGCTGTGCTCCTGCTACCCCTGGGAAATGCTGGGGCTGCCGCCGGTCTGGTACAAGGCCGCGCCCTACCGCTCCCGTGCCGTGAAGGACCCGCGCGGCGTCCTCGCCGATTTCGAAGTCACTCTGCCGAAGGATGTGGAAATCCGGGTGTGGGACTCCACGGCAGAGACCCGCTTTCTGGTGCTGCCGATGCGCCCCGCAGGCACCGAGGGGTGGAGCGAGGAGCAGCTCGCCGAACTCGTCACGCGCGATTCCATGATCGGCACCGGATTCCCGCGACAGCCGGGGGCGCCGTCATGA
- the queC gene encoding 7-cyano-7-deazaguanine synthase QueC, translating to MSDAFSSQTALVLFSGGQDSTTCLAWALNRFARVETLGFDYGQRHAIELTCRERLFDGIKGLRADWAAKLGESHTLSIPTLAAVSETALTRDVAIAMGADGLPNTFVPGRNLVFLTFAAALAYRRGITHIVGGMCETDYSGYPDCRDETIRAMQAALSLGMARKFELHTPLMWIDKAATWQLAQDLGGEGLVDLIREHSHTCYLGERGAQHEWGYGCGECPACSLRAKGWREFVAGR from the coding sequence ATGAGTGACGCATTTTCATCACAAACCGCTCTGGTGCTGTTCTCCGGCGGCCAGGATTCCACCACCTGCCTTGCCTGGGCGCTGAACCGTTTTGCGCGCGTGGAGACGCTGGGGTTCGACTACGGGCAGCGCCACGCCATCGAGCTCACCTGCCGTGAGCGGCTGTTCGACGGCATCAAGGGCCTGCGTGCGGATTGGGCGGCAAAACTCGGTGAGAGCCATACGCTGTCGATCCCGACGCTGGCGGCGGTGTCCGAGACCGCGCTGACGCGCGACGTCGCGATCGCAATGGGCGCCGACGGCCTGCCGAATACCTTTGTGCCCGGCCGCAATCTGGTGTTCCTGACCTTCGCCGCGGCGCTGGCCTACCGGCGCGGCATCACGCATATCGTCGGCGGCATGTGCGAGACCGACTATTCCGGCTATCCCGATTGCCGCGACGAGACCATCCGCGCCATGCAGGCCGCGCTCTCGCTCGGCATGGCCAGAAAATTCGAGCTGCATACGCCGCTGATGTGGATCGACAAGGCCGCGACGTGGCAGCTCGCGCAGGATCTCGGCGGCGAGGGGCTGGTCGACCTGATCCGCGAGCACTCCCACACCTGCTATCTCGGCGAACGCGGCGCGCAGCACGAGTGGGGCTATGGCTGCGGCGAGTGCCCGGCATGCAGCCTGCGGGCGAAGGGATGGCGGGAGTTCGTGGCGGGGCGATAG
- the mazG gene encoding nucleoside triphosphate pyrophosphohydrolase, with translation MTPSHDISRLIEIMAALRTPVTGCPWDLEQDFATIAPYTIEEAYEVVDAIDRGDLDDLKDELGDLLLQVVFHAQMASEQNAFAFGDVVEAITRKMIRRHPHVFADKDGNLASHHVKEVWDRIKAEEKAERAARRPPEEVPAHKSLLSGVKAGQPALTRAMELQRKASTVGFDWNDPRAVLAKIREEADEIEAALDHNDSEGLAEETGDLMFALVNLARHVDADPEAALRATNAKFERRFAYIERALEAQGRTLEQASLAEMDALWNAAKTAT, from the coding sequence ATGACCCCTTCCCACGACATTTCTCGCCTGATCGAGATCATGGCGGCGCTGCGCACGCCGGTGACCGGCTGCCCCTGGGACCTCGAGCAGGATTTTGCGACGATCGCGCCCTACACGATCGAGGAGGCCTATGAGGTGGTCGACGCCATCGACCGTGGCGATCTCGATGATCTCAAGGACGAGCTCGGCGACCTCCTGCTCCAGGTGGTGTTCCACGCCCAGATGGCGTCCGAGCAGAACGCTTTCGCGTTCGGGGACGTCGTCGAGGCCATCACGCGAAAAATGATCCGCCGACATCCCCACGTCTTCGCCGACAAGGACGGCAATCTGGCCTCGCATCACGTCAAGGAAGTCTGGGACCGCATCAAGGCCGAGGAGAAAGCCGAGCGCGCCGCGCGCCGGCCGCCGGAGGAAGTACCCGCGCACAAATCTCTGCTCTCGGGCGTGAAAGCCGGCCAACCCGCGTTGACGCGCGCCATGGAGCTGCAGCGCAAGGCCTCCACCGTCGGCTTCGACTGGAACGACCCGCGCGCGGTCCTGGCAAAGATCCGCGAGGAAGCCGACGAGATCGAGGCCGCGCTCGACCACAACGACAGCGAGGGGCTTGCGGAAGAGACCGGCGACCTGATGTTCGCCCTGGTCAATCTCGCCCGCCATGTTGACGCCGATCCGGAAGCCGCGTTGCGCGCGACCAATGCGAAATTCGAGCGGCGCTTCGCCTATATCGAACGGGCGCTTGAGGCGCAGGGCCGGACGCTGGAGCAGGCGTCGCTGGCTGAGATGGATGCGCTGTGGAATGCTGCGAAGACGGCTACCTGA
- a CDS encoding nitrile hydratase accessory protein, whose translation MSSAAAAVATAAIPSIPRDDDGPVFRAPWEAHAFAMALTLHERGVFTWPEWAAALAAEIKRAQAAGDPDTGETYYLHWLATLEGLVARKGVASTETLHRYRDAWDHAADRTPHGKPIELRPEDFG comes from the coding sequence ATGAGCAGTGCGGCAGCGGCGGTCGCGACGGCGGCCATTCCAAGCATTCCCCGCGATGACGACGGCCCGGTGTTCCGCGCACCCTGGGAGGCGCATGCCTTCGCGATGGCCTTGACGCTGCACGAACGCGGCGTGTTCACCTGGCCGGAATGGGCGGCCGCCCTGGCCGCCGAGATCAAGCGCGCACAGGCCGCCGGCGATCCCGATACGGGCGAGACCTATTATCTGCACTGGCTCGCGACGCTGGAGGGCTTGGTTGCGCGCAAGGGTGTTGCGTCGACGGAGACGCTGCATCGCTATCGCGATGCCTGGGACCACGCGGCCGATCGCACCCCGCACGGCAAGCCGATCGAGCTCAGGCCGGAGGATTTTGGGTAG
- the nthB gene encoding nitrile hydratase subunit beta, giving the protein MNGVHDMGGMDGFGKVEPEPDEPMFHAHWEERVLAMVRAMGAAGAFNIDTSRFYRETLPPEVYLSSSYYKKWFLGLEEMLIEKGYLSREEVAAGHAMQPAKALKHGKFDLTQVERVMVRGKFGRTAPAPARFNIGDRVRARNIHPATHTRLPRYVRGHVGVVELNHGCHVFPDTAAMERGEHPQWLYTVVFEGRDLWGEDGDPTLKVSIDAFEPYLDPA; this is encoded by the coding sequence ATGAACGGCGTGCACGACATGGGCGGCATGGACGGGTTCGGCAAGGTTGAGCCGGAGCCGGACGAGCCGATGTTTCATGCGCATTGGGAAGAGCGTGTGCTGGCGATGGTGCGCGCGATGGGCGCGGCCGGTGCTTTCAACATCGACACCTCGCGCTTCTATCGCGAGACGCTGCCGCCGGAGGTTTATCTCTCGAGCTCCTATTACAAGAAATGGTTTCTCGGTCTCGAGGAGATGCTGATCGAGAAGGGCTACCTCTCCCGCGAAGAGGTCGCCGCCGGCCATGCGATGCAGCCGGCAAAGGCGCTCAAGCACGGCAAATTCGATCTCACCCAGGTCGAGCGCGTCATGGTGCGCGGCAAGTTCGGCCGCACGGCGCCTGCGCCCGCCAGGTTCAACATCGGCGATCGCGTGCGCGCCAGGAACATCCATCCGGCCACGCACACGCGGCTGCCGCGCTATGTCCGCGGCCATGTCGGCGTGGTCGAGCTGAACCATGGCTGCCACGTGTTTCCGGACACGGCGGCGATGGAGCGCGGCGAACATCCGCAATGGCTCTACACGGTCGTGTTCGAAGGCCGCGATCTCTGGGGCGAGGACGGTGATCCCACCCTGAAGGTCTCGATCGACGCCTTTGAGCCTTATCTGGATCCGGCGTGA